The proteins below are encoded in one region of Anguilla anguilla isolate fAngAng1 chromosome 3, fAngAng1.pri, whole genome shotgun sequence:
- the nat16l gene encoding N-acetyltransferase 16, like isoform X1: MMELRSIGESDGFTFWLAQPEDYDAVMDISENIYGGNDYLPHRYHSWMTEPNRVVILAKREGKLVALESGLVVDEGHTVVVEGLRVCPNERGKGVARIIQRWVQQYIRQLYPSVRVLRLTRNNDSGPEKLAKFTVLGKRAILSICGKAENLDSFLSILKAKLDPEPMLTVLDEVQLRGLLLDSELGSRLQLPGDAMIVDWQPLQPIESNLEVFQRRNLTWLADRSVSPTFLSVHTPPYPVPYNGGSLRFNIDLFGTSQSLAHLALVSHLERVRGKIQGVVWIFVYMHRSLWKGMREYCESLTDVVSFRDYWEQLILERPF; the protein is encoded by the exons ATGATGGAGCTGAGAAGCATCGGTGAGAGTGATGGATTCACCTTTTGGCTGGCACAACCCGAGGATTATGATGCTGTGATGGACATCTCAGAAAACATATATGGTGGCAACGACTACTTGCCCCACCGCTACCACTCCTGGATGACTGAGCCAAATAGAGTGGTGATACTTgcaaagagggagggaaaactG GTGGCGTTGGAATCAGGCCTGGTGGTGGATGAGGGGCACACAGTTGTTGTGGAAGGGTTACGGGTGTGTCCAAATGAAAGGGGAAAAGGCGTGGCAAGGATAATTCAGAGATGGGTTCAACAGTACATACGCCAACTGTACCCCAGCGTGAGAGTCTTGCGTCTGACCAGAAACAATGACTCTGGACCGGAGAAGTTGGCCAAATTTACAGTGCTGGGCAAGCGG GCAATTCTTTCAATTTGTGGTAAGGCAGAGAATCTTGATAGCTTCCTGTCCATCTTGAAAGCCAAGCTTGATCCTGAGCCCATGCTGACGGTCTTGGATGAGGTGCAACTGAGAGGCCTGCTGCTGGATTCTGAACTCGGCTCCCGTCTCCAGCTTCCGGGGGATGCAATGATCGTAGACTGGCAGCCATTACAGCCAATTGAAAGCAATCTGGAGGTCTTTCAGAGACGAAACCTGACATGGTTGGCTGACAGGTCGGTGTCACCTACTTTCCTCAGTGTTCATACGCCACCGTACCCAGTTCCGTACAATGGAGGCTCCCTCCGCTTCAATATTGACCTGTTTGGAACCAGCCAATCACTGGCACACCTAGCTTTGGTGTCCCACCTGGAGAGGGTGAGGGGTAAGATCCAGGGGGTGGTATGGATATTTGTGTACATGCACAGGTCATTGTGGAAGGGAATGAGGGAGTACTGTGAGAGTTTGACTGATGTGGTAAGTTTCAGGGACTACTGGGAGCAACTGATTCTGGAGAGGCCCTTCTGA
- the si:ch211-196f2.6 gene encoding uncharacterized protein si:ch211-196f2.6, with the protein MRKDLIFSLLVLTFLKTGKSKSRISIFQRLEDGELTVTCNLLSEDKVTQINWEMVMGQNRSKLGILHPQFGTHVYSDHKRNVKIESSSSHHTTSLKLIEADMGNSTKHCCLFITFPSGNLEACADFTSTKTAEAPELEAHIQTVTGGWWKWVAAVTVVTVLTLIVAYYLRRRYYNSRREVFQVEQAFLTDPQTDSQESRREQPQSSPQKESSEAFDPSKLYAKIKIDYYYGRLWKAYESNTRGWTKGPQPKIYHLLGEKPPQQKDNEEPQQG; encoded by the exons ATGAGAAAAGACTTAATCTTCTCCCTGCTTGTTCTCACTTTCCTGAAGACAG GTAAATCCAAAAGCAGGATCTCCATATTTCAGAGGCTAGAAGATGGGGAGCTGACTGTGACTTGTAACCTTTTGAGTGAGGACAAAGTTACCCAAATCAACTGGGAGATGGTTATGGGGCAAAATCGCAGCAAACTGGGGATCCTCCACCCCCAGTTTGGCACACACGTCTACTCAGACCACAAAAGGAATGTGAAAATAGAGAGCAGTTCCTCCCATCATACTACCTCCCTCAAACTGATCGAAGCAGACATGGGAAATAGTACCAAGCACTGCTGCTTGTTCATTACCTTTCCCTCTGGGAACCTGGAGGCCTGTGCAGACTTCACCAGCACAAAaactgcag AGGCCCCAGAATTGgaagcacacatacagacagtcACGGGGGGCTGGTGGAAGTGGGTGGCAGCTGTCACTGTTGTCACGGTCCTCACATTGATTGTCGCATACTACCTACGCAGGAGGTATTACAATAGCAG GAGGGAAGTATTTCAGGTTGAACAAGCATTTCTCACAGACCCACAAACAGACTCACAG GAGTCAAGAAGAGAGCAGCCCCAGTCAAGTCCCCAGAAAGAATCCTCTGAGGCATTTGACCCGTCTAAGCTCTATGCCAAGATAAAAATCGACTATTACTATGGCAGACTGTGGAAGGCCTACGAAAGTAATACCCGTGGCTGGACCAAGGGGCCCCAGCCAAAGATTTATCACCTGCTGGGGGAAAAGCCGCCACAACAGAAAGACAATGAGGAGCCCCAACAGGGCTGA
- the nat16l gene encoding N-acetyltransferase 16, like isoform X2: MSSMDREEKTKQKTEVALESGLVVDEGHTVVVEGLRVCPNERGKGVARIIQRWVQQYIRQLYPSVRVLRLTRNNDSGPEKLAKFTVLGKRAILSICGKAENLDSFLSILKAKLDPEPMLTVLDEVQLRGLLLDSELGSRLQLPGDAMIVDWQPLQPIESNLEVFQRRNLTWLADRSVSPTFLSVHTPPYPVPYNGGSLRFNIDLFGTSQSLAHLALVSHLERVRGKIQGVVWIFVYMHRSLWKGMREYCESLTDVVSFRDYWEQLILERPF; the protein is encoded by the exons ATGAGCTCAATGGAccgagaggaaaaaacaaaacagaaaacagag GTGGCGTTGGAATCAGGCCTGGTGGTGGATGAGGGGCACACAGTTGTTGTGGAAGGGTTACGGGTGTGTCCAAATGAAAGGGGAAAAGGCGTGGCAAGGATAATTCAGAGATGGGTTCAACAGTACATACGCCAACTGTACCCCAGCGTGAGAGTCTTGCGTCTGACCAGAAACAATGACTCTGGACCGGAGAAGTTGGCCAAATTTACAGTGCTGGGCAAGCGG GCAATTCTTTCAATTTGTGGTAAGGCAGAGAATCTTGATAGCTTCCTGTCCATCTTGAAAGCCAAGCTTGATCCTGAGCCCATGCTGACGGTCTTGGATGAGGTGCAACTGAGAGGCCTGCTGCTGGATTCTGAACTCGGCTCCCGTCTCCAGCTTCCGGGGGATGCAATGATCGTAGACTGGCAGCCATTACAGCCAATTGAAAGCAATCTGGAGGTCTTTCAGAGACGAAACCTGACATGGTTGGCTGACAGGTCGGTGTCACCTACTTTCCTCAGTGTTCATACGCCACCGTACCCAGTTCCGTACAATGGAGGCTCCCTCCGCTTCAATATTGACCTGTTTGGAACCAGCCAATCACTGGCACACCTAGCTTTGGTGTCCCACCTGGAGAGGGTGAGGGGTAAGATCCAGGGGGTGGTATGGATATTTGTGTACATGCACAGGTCATTGTGGAAGGGAATGAGGGAGTACTGTGAGAGTTTGACTGATGTGGTAAGTTTCAGGGACTACTGGGAGCAACTGATTCTGGAGAGGCCCTTCTGA